The Antennarius striatus isolate MH-2024 chromosome 11, ASM4005453v1, whole genome shotgun sequence genome window below encodes:
- the pla2g4f.1 gene encoding cytosolic phospholipase A2 beta isoform X3, protein MEPMDVTFWALDVTVLRAENINNGDYLSEADCYVTVSLPSQSEKVCRTVTVGNDPNPEWNETFTFTINDEGVKSTLEVCLYDEDPMKTDDLLTMVTLDISSLTPEEKETRKFTVNSEGQLWLAFRLRQSKKREERVHNHSTEPSAIENVSYSTLNVTILSATLSGDSDFMSACDGYVIVNLPTATAKPFRTKTVGNDNNPVWNEIVTFRVPTNVKNIIEFKLYDEDPLAPDNLITTLVFDIDTLTGEGKETKEFIITPETENKLLIEFELQKTEDPSSEYLSNGIIMAAPFCVLDVDTNQLTRHEAMRGKALKLRGAYEEVQTIDPSLNPQLRFYVNRDLETEIGVETRNNFNINIMESSVPLKPLQDKKTCQLSLVMEDEKVDFELKSNDWEDDYMAVRLDFDIPKEEKEFIKKRKVVVSQALQKLLGLEAPPRHEKLPTVAIVASGGGARAMTGLLGSLKGLKDTGILDAVTYMSALSGSTWALATLYQEANWSQQDIDEIISAAKEQMTKSVLSAFSMEKFQYYDKEILKKENNGYLVSFIDMAGLVLEHLVFGKKVTHKLSEQKKAVEEGQNPLPIYNAVNIKDGIGLGQTEAEWCEFTPYEVGVKKYGAFVQTEDFGSRFFLGRIIEKLPELPIPYYLGIWSSVFSINVTQMWSFATGNKPLWTPWLGPDINEIEVDSKQVTLDTTVIDGTTETNMFLTNFFKDRPVVAEMYNILRGFLMRWDYSRSSNFVAWKDTHPDAFPNQLTPNDTTMRLVDAGHAINIGCAPVLRPERDVDVIITLSYSWDPSAVCRVLKKTAAYCQDHNIPFPDVNYDELQKEPKEVYVIEDVKNPKAPIVVHFPLVNITFKDFKQPGVKRKTEEMKAGEVDVSTSNSPYTTDNMTFSEKDFSALIDLTSYNIVNNQDSILGVLRKAREKKAFSAED, encoded by the exons ATGGAGCCT ATGGATGTTACCTTCTGGGCCTTGGACGTCACCGTTCTGAGAGCCGAAAACATTAATAACGGAGATTATT TATCCGAAGCAGACTGTTATGTCACCGTCTCTCTACCCTCCCAGTCTGAAAAGGTCTGCAGGACAGTGACTGTGGGAAACGACCCAAACCCAGAATGGAATGAGACTTTTACTTTCACAATCAATGATGAAGGGGTCAAG AGCACTCTGGAGGTGTGCCTGTATGATGAAGACCCGATGAAGACTGACGACCTCCTCACCATGGTAACATTGGATATCAGCAGCCTGACGCCAGAGGAGAAGGAAACCAGGAAGTTCACTGTCAACAGTGag GGTCAACTGTGGCTTGCTTTTCGGCTGCGACAGAG TAAAAAAAGAGAGGAGCGGGTTCACAATCACTCCACAGAACCATCTGCG ATAGAAAATGTCTCCTATTCGACCTTGAATGTCACCATACTGAGTGCAACCTTGAGCGGCGACAGCGACTTCA tGTCTGCGTGTGACGGATACGTCATTGTCAATCTCCCAACGGCGACTGCAAAACCTTTCCGAACAAAAACTGTGGGCAACGATAACAACCCGGTGTGGAATGAAATCGTCACCTTTAGGGTGCCCACCAACGTGAAA AATATCATAGAGTTCAAGCTTTATGATGAGGACCCCCTGGCACCGGACAACCTAATTACTACTCTGGTGTTTGACATCGACACCCTGACAGGAGAGGGGAAGGAGACAAAGGAGTTCATCATAACCCCTGAG acagaaaacaagcttctcaTAGAATTTGAGCTACAGAAAAC ggaAGATCCCAGTTCTGAGTATCTCTCTAATGGCATCATTATG GCTGCACCGTTCTGCGTGCTTGATGTGGACACCAACCAACTGACCCGACATGAAG CTATGAGAGGCAAGGCGCTGAAACTCAGAGGAGCCTATGAGGAGGTTCAAACCATTGATCCGAGTTTGAATCCCCAACTGCGATTTTACGTCAACAGAGACTTGGAGACAGAAATTGGAGTGGAG ACTCGGaataatttcaacattaacatcatgGAAAGTTCTGTCCCGCTGAAGCCGTTGCAAGACAAAAAGACCTGCCAACTCTCTCTTGTTATGGAAGAT GAAAAAGTGGATTTTGAACTTAAATCGAATGACTG GGAAGATGACTACATGGCCGTTCGTCTCGACTTTGACATcccaaaggaggagaaggagtttataaagaagagaaaagttGTGGTGTCACAAGCTCTGCAGAAGCTCCTAGGCCTTGAAGCGCCACCTCGTCATGAAAAG TTACCAACTGTCGCAATCGTGGCGTCAGGTGGGGGGGCCCGAGCGATGACGGGCCTGCTTGGTAGTTTGAAGGGCCTGAAGGACACGGGGATCCTGGATGCTGTTACCTACATGTCTGCTCTGTCTGGATCCACATG GGCTCTGGCTACGCTATATCAGGAAGCTAACTGGTCGCAGCAGGACATCGATGAGATCATCTCGGCAGCAAAGGAACAGATGACCAAAAGTGTCCTGTCCGCCTTCTCTATGGAGAAATTTCAGTACTATGATAAGGAAATTTTGAAGAAGGAGAATAATGGGTACCTCGTGTCCTTCATTGATATGGCGGGCCTGGTCCTTGAGCATCTGGTCTTTGGAAAA AAAGTCACCCACAAACTATCAGAGCAGAAGAAAGCAGTTGAGGAGGGCCAAAACCCTCTACCTATATACAACGCTGTCAATATAAAGGATGGGATTGGATTGGGTCAGACTGAAGCTG AGTGGTGCGAGTTTACCCCCTATGAAGTGGGCGTCAAGAAGTATGGGGCATTTGTCCAAACTGAAGACTTTGGAAGTCGGTTCTTTCTTGGTCGTATCATTGAGAAACTCCCAGAGCTCCCCATTCCCTATTATTTAG GAATATGGAGCAGTGTCTTTTCCATCAACGTGACCCAGATGTGGAGTTTTGCCACCGGGAACAAACCCCTTTGGACCCCCTGGCTAGGACCGGATATTAATGAAATAG AAGTTGACTCCAAACAAGTAACTCTGGACACGACCGTCATCGATGGAACGACTGAGACGAACATGTTCTTGACAAACTTCTTCAAAGATCGTCCAGTCGTTGCTGAAATGTACAATATCCTGCGTGGCTTCCTTATGCGCTGGGACTATTCAAGAAGCAGTAACTTTGTAGCCTGGAAAG ACACTCATCCAGATGCCTTCCCAAACCAACTGACGCCCAACGACACCACCATGAGGCTGGTCGATGCCGGTCATGCCATCAACATTGGCTGTGCGCCTGTCCTGCGGCCAGAGAGAGACGTGGATGTCATCATAACTCTGAGTTACTCCTGGGACCCATCTGCAGTTTGCAGG GTCCTCAAGAAGACTGCTGCTTACTGTCAAGATCACAACATCCCCTTTCCTGATGTGAATTATGATGAACTGCAAAAGGAGCCAAAGGAGGTCTACGTCATTGAAGATGTGAAAAACCCCAAGGCACCCATAGTGGTTCATTTCCCACTTGTCAATATCACATTCAAAGACTTTAAACAACCAG GCGTGAAGCGCAAGACTGAGGAAATGAAAGCTGGGGAGGTGGATGTGAGCACCAGCAACTCGCCATACACCACCGACAACATGACCTTCTCGGAGAAGGATTTCAGTGCTCTGATTGATTTGACCTCTTACAACATCGTAAACAACCAAGACAGCATCCTTGGAGTGTTGCGTAAAGCCAGGGAGAAGAAGGCTTTCAGCGCAGAGGATTGA
- the pla2g4f.1 gene encoding cytosolic phospholipase A2 beta isoform X2: MDCHDLWMMEEPPRVKAILRRQRSSRICWMKERWKIDNRTTLSFQPWVKVCLTSPMEPMDVTFWALDVTVLRAENINNGDYLSEADCYVTVSLPSQSEKVCRTVTVGNDPNPEWNETFTFTINDEGVKSTLEVCLYDEDPMKTDDLLTMVTLDISSLTPEEKETRKFTVNSEGQLWLAFRLRQSKKREERVHNHSTEPSAIENVSYSTLNVTILSATLSGDSDFMSACDGYVIVNLPTATAKPFRTKTVGNDNNPVWNEIVTFRVPTNVKNIIEFKLYDEDPLAPDNLITTLVFDIDTLTGEGKETKEFIITPETENKLLIEFELQKTEDPSSEYLSNGIIMAAPFCVLDVDTNQLTRHEAMRGKALKLRGAYEEVQTIDPSLNPQLRFYVNRDLETEIGVETRNNFNINIMESSVPLKPLQDKKTCQLSLVMEDEKVDFELKSNDWEDDYMAVRLDFDIPKEEKEFIKKRKVVVSQALQKLLGLEAPPRHEKLPTVAIVASGGGARAMTGLLGSLKGLKDTGILDAVTYMSALSGSTWALATLYQEANWSQQDIDEIISAAKEQMTKSVLSAFSMEKFQYYDKEILKKENNGYLVSFIDMAGLVLEHLVFGKKVTHKLSEQKKAVEEGQNPLPIYNAVNIKDGIGLGQTEAEWCEFTPYEVGVKKYGAFVQTEDFGSRFFLGRIIEKLPELPIPYYLGIWSSVFSINVTQMWSFATGNKPLWTPWLGPDINEIEVDSKQVTLDTTVIDGTTETNMFLTNFFKDRPVVAEMYNILRGFLMRWDYSRSSNFVAWKDTHPDAFPNQLTPNDTTMRLVDAGHAINIGCAPVLRPERDVDVIITLSYSWDPSAVCRVLKKTAAYCQDHNIPFPDVNYDELQKEPKEVYVIEDVKNPKAPIVVHFPLVNITFKDFKQPGVKRKTEEMKAGEVDVSTSNSPYTTDNMTFSEKDFSALIDLTSYNIVNNQDSILGVLRKAREKKAFSAED; the protein is encoded by the exons atggacTGTCACGACCTCTGGATGATGGAGGAGCCACCGAGAGTTAAGGCTATTTTAAGGAGACAGCGTTCCTCGAGGATTTGTTGGATGAAAGAACGGTGGAAAATT GACAACAGGACAACGCTTTCCTTCCAGCCGTGGGTCAAAGTGTGTCTTACATCCCCAATGGAGCCT ATGGATGTTACCTTCTGGGCCTTGGACGTCACCGTTCTGAGAGCCGAAAACATTAATAACGGAGATTATT TATCCGAAGCAGACTGTTATGTCACCGTCTCTCTACCCTCCCAGTCTGAAAAGGTCTGCAGGACAGTGACTGTGGGAAACGACCCAAACCCAGAATGGAATGAGACTTTTACTTTCACAATCAATGATGAAGGGGTCAAG AGCACTCTGGAGGTGTGCCTGTATGATGAAGACCCGATGAAGACTGACGACCTCCTCACCATGGTAACATTGGATATCAGCAGCCTGACGCCAGAGGAGAAGGAAACCAGGAAGTTCACTGTCAACAGTGag GGTCAACTGTGGCTTGCTTTTCGGCTGCGACAGAG TAAAAAAAGAGAGGAGCGGGTTCACAATCACTCCACAGAACCATCTGCG ATAGAAAATGTCTCCTATTCGACCTTGAATGTCACCATACTGAGTGCAACCTTGAGCGGCGACAGCGACTTCA tGTCTGCGTGTGACGGATACGTCATTGTCAATCTCCCAACGGCGACTGCAAAACCTTTCCGAACAAAAACTGTGGGCAACGATAACAACCCGGTGTGGAATGAAATCGTCACCTTTAGGGTGCCCACCAACGTGAAA AATATCATAGAGTTCAAGCTTTATGATGAGGACCCCCTGGCACCGGACAACCTAATTACTACTCTGGTGTTTGACATCGACACCCTGACAGGAGAGGGGAAGGAGACAAAGGAGTTCATCATAACCCCTGAG acagaaaacaagcttctcaTAGAATTTGAGCTACAGAAAAC ggaAGATCCCAGTTCTGAGTATCTCTCTAATGGCATCATTATG GCTGCACCGTTCTGCGTGCTTGATGTGGACACCAACCAACTGACCCGACATGAAG CTATGAGAGGCAAGGCGCTGAAACTCAGAGGAGCCTATGAGGAGGTTCAAACCATTGATCCGAGTTTGAATCCCCAACTGCGATTTTACGTCAACAGAGACTTGGAGACAGAAATTGGAGTGGAG ACTCGGaataatttcaacattaacatcatgGAAAGTTCTGTCCCGCTGAAGCCGTTGCAAGACAAAAAGACCTGCCAACTCTCTCTTGTTATGGAAGAT GAAAAAGTGGATTTTGAACTTAAATCGAATGACTG GGAAGATGACTACATGGCCGTTCGTCTCGACTTTGACATcccaaaggaggagaaggagtttataaagaagagaaaagttGTGGTGTCACAAGCTCTGCAGAAGCTCCTAGGCCTTGAAGCGCCACCTCGTCATGAAAAG TTACCAACTGTCGCAATCGTGGCGTCAGGTGGGGGGGCCCGAGCGATGACGGGCCTGCTTGGTAGTTTGAAGGGCCTGAAGGACACGGGGATCCTGGATGCTGTTACCTACATGTCTGCTCTGTCTGGATCCACATG GGCTCTGGCTACGCTATATCAGGAAGCTAACTGGTCGCAGCAGGACATCGATGAGATCATCTCGGCAGCAAAGGAACAGATGACCAAAAGTGTCCTGTCCGCCTTCTCTATGGAGAAATTTCAGTACTATGATAAGGAAATTTTGAAGAAGGAGAATAATGGGTACCTCGTGTCCTTCATTGATATGGCGGGCCTGGTCCTTGAGCATCTGGTCTTTGGAAAA AAAGTCACCCACAAACTATCAGAGCAGAAGAAAGCAGTTGAGGAGGGCCAAAACCCTCTACCTATATACAACGCTGTCAATATAAAGGATGGGATTGGATTGGGTCAGACTGAAGCTG AGTGGTGCGAGTTTACCCCCTATGAAGTGGGCGTCAAGAAGTATGGGGCATTTGTCCAAACTGAAGACTTTGGAAGTCGGTTCTTTCTTGGTCGTATCATTGAGAAACTCCCAGAGCTCCCCATTCCCTATTATTTAG GAATATGGAGCAGTGTCTTTTCCATCAACGTGACCCAGATGTGGAGTTTTGCCACCGGGAACAAACCCCTTTGGACCCCCTGGCTAGGACCGGATATTAATGAAATAG AAGTTGACTCCAAACAAGTAACTCTGGACACGACCGTCATCGATGGAACGACTGAGACGAACATGTTCTTGACAAACTTCTTCAAAGATCGTCCAGTCGTTGCTGAAATGTACAATATCCTGCGTGGCTTCCTTATGCGCTGGGACTATTCAAGAAGCAGTAACTTTGTAGCCTGGAAAG ACACTCATCCAGATGCCTTCCCAAACCAACTGACGCCCAACGACACCACCATGAGGCTGGTCGATGCCGGTCATGCCATCAACATTGGCTGTGCGCCTGTCCTGCGGCCAGAGAGAGACGTGGATGTCATCATAACTCTGAGTTACTCCTGGGACCCATCTGCAGTTTGCAGG GTCCTCAAGAAGACTGCTGCTTACTGTCAAGATCACAACATCCCCTTTCCTGATGTGAATTATGATGAACTGCAAAAGGAGCCAAAGGAGGTCTACGTCATTGAAGATGTGAAAAACCCCAAGGCACCCATAGTGGTTCATTTCCCACTTGTCAATATCACATTCAAAGACTTTAAACAACCAG GCGTGAAGCGCAAGACTGAGGAAATGAAAGCTGGGGAGGTGGATGTGAGCACCAGCAACTCGCCATACACCACCGACAACATGACCTTCTCGGAGAAGGATTTCAGTGCTCTGATTGATTTGACCTCTTACAACATCGTAAACAACCAAGACAGCATCCTTGGAGTGTTGCGTAAAGCCAGGGAGAAGAAGGCTTTCAGCGCAGAGGATTGA
- the pla2g4f.1 gene encoding cytosolic phospholipase A2 beta isoform X1 produces MDCHDLWMMEEPPRVKAILRRQRSSRICWMKERWKIVGKDNRTTLSFQPWVKVCLTSPMEPMDVTFWALDVTVLRAENINNGDYLSEADCYVTVSLPSQSEKVCRTVTVGNDPNPEWNETFTFTINDEGVKSTLEVCLYDEDPMKTDDLLTMVTLDISSLTPEEKETRKFTVNSEGQLWLAFRLRQSKKREERVHNHSTEPSAIENVSYSTLNVTILSATLSGDSDFMSACDGYVIVNLPTATAKPFRTKTVGNDNNPVWNEIVTFRVPTNVKNIIEFKLYDEDPLAPDNLITTLVFDIDTLTGEGKETKEFIITPETENKLLIEFELQKTEDPSSEYLSNGIIMAAPFCVLDVDTNQLTRHEAMRGKALKLRGAYEEVQTIDPSLNPQLRFYVNRDLETEIGVETRNNFNINIMESSVPLKPLQDKKTCQLSLVMEDEKVDFELKSNDWEDDYMAVRLDFDIPKEEKEFIKKRKVVVSQALQKLLGLEAPPRHEKLPTVAIVASGGGARAMTGLLGSLKGLKDTGILDAVTYMSALSGSTWALATLYQEANWSQQDIDEIISAAKEQMTKSVLSAFSMEKFQYYDKEILKKENNGYLVSFIDMAGLVLEHLVFGKKVTHKLSEQKKAVEEGQNPLPIYNAVNIKDGIGLGQTEAEWCEFTPYEVGVKKYGAFVQTEDFGSRFFLGRIIEKLPELPIPYYLGIWSSVFSINVTQMWSFATGNKPLWTPWLGPDINEIEVDSKQVTLDTTVIDGTTETNMFLTNFFKDRPVVAEMYNILRGFLMRWDYSRSSNFVAWKDTHPDAFPNQLTPNDTTMRLVDAGHAINIGCAPVLRPERDVDVIITLSYSWDPSAVCRVLKKTAAYCQDHNIPFPDVNYDELQKEPKEVYVIEDVKNPKAPIVVHFPLVNITFKDFKQPGVKRKTEEMKAGEVDVSTSNSPYTTDNMTFSEKDFSALIDLTSYNIVNNQDSILGVLRKAREKKAFSAED; encoded by the exons atggacTGTCACGACCTCTGGATGATGGAGGAGCCACCGAGAGTTAAGGCTATTTTAAGGAGACAGCGTTCCTCGAGGATTTGTTGGATGAAAGAACGGTGGAAAATTGTAGGTAAA GACAACAGGACAACGCTTTCCTTCCAGCCGTGGGTCAAAGTGTGTCTTACATCCCCAATGGAGCCT ATGGATGTTACCTTCTGGGCCTTGGACGTCACCGTTCTGAGAGCCGAAAACATTAATAACGGAGATTATT TATCCGAAGCAGACTGTTATGTCACCGTCTCTCTACCCTCCCAGTCTGAAAAGGTCTGCAGGACAGTGACTGTGGGAAACGACCCAAACCCAGAATGGAATGAGACTTTTACTTTCACAATCAATGATGAAGGGGTCAAG AGCACTCTGGAGGTGTGCCTGTATGATGAAGACCCGATGAAGACTGACGACCTCCTCACCATGGTAACATTGGATATCAGCAGCCTGACGCCAGAGGAGAAGGAAACCAGGAAGTTCACTGTCAACAGTGag GGTCAACTGTGGCTTGCTTTTCGGCTGCGACAGAG TAAAAAAAGAGAGGAGCGGGTTCACAATCACTCCACAGAACCATCTGCG ATAGAAAATGTCTCCTATTCGACCTTGAATGTCACCATACTGAGTGCAACCTTGAGCGGCGACAGCGACTTCA tGTCTGCGTGTGACGGATACGTCATTGTCAATCTCCCAACGGCGACTGCAAAACCTTTCCGAACAAAAACTGTGGGCAACGATAACAACCCGGTGTGGAATGAAATCGTCACCTTTAGGGTGCCCACCAACGTGAAA AATATCATAGAGTTCAAGCTTTATGATGAGGACCCCCTGGCACCGGACAACCTAATTACTACTCTGGTGTTTGACATCGACACCCTGACAGGAGAGGGGAAGGAGACAAAGGAGTTCATCATAACCCCTGAG acagaaaacaagcttctcaTAGAATTTGAGCTACAGAAAAC ggaAGATCCCAGTTCTGAGTATCTCTCTAATGGCATCATTATG GCTGCACCGTTCTGCGTGCTTGATGTGGACACCAACCAACTGACCCGACATGAAG CTATGAGAGGCAAGGCGCTGAAACTCAGAGGAGCCTATGAGGAGGTTCAAACCATTGATCCGAGTTTGAATCCCCAACTGCGATTTTACGTCAACAGAGACTTGGAGACAGAAATTGGAGTGGAG ACTCGGaataatttcaacattaacatcatgGAAAGTTCTGTCCCGCTGAAGCCGTTGCAAGACAAAAAGACCTGCCAACTCTCTCTTGTTATGGAAGAT GAAAAAGTGGATTTTGAACTTAAATCGAATGACTG GGAAGATGACTACATGGCCGTTCGTCTCGACTTTGACATcccaaaggaggagaaggagtttataaagaagagaaaagttGTGGTGTCACAAGCTCTGCAGAAGCTCCTAGGCCTTGAAGCGCCACCTCGTCATGAAAAG TTACCAACTGTCGCAATCGTGGCGTCAGGTGGGGGGGCCCGAGCGATGACGGGCCTGCTTGGTAGTTTGAAGGGCCTGAAGGACACGGGGATCCTGGATGCTGTTACCTACATGTCTGCTCTGTCTGGATCCACATG GGCTCTGGCTACGCTATATCAGGAAGCTAACTGGTCGCAGCAGGACATCGATGAGATCATCTCGGCAGCAAAGGAACAGATGACCAAAAGTGTCCTGTCCGCCTTCTCTATGGAGAAATTTCAGTACTATGATAAGGAAATTTTGAAGAAGGAGAATAATGGGTACCTCGTGTCCTTCATTGATATGGCGGGCCTGGTCCTTGAGCATCTGGTCTTTGGAAAA AAAGTCACCCACAAACTATCAGAGCAGAAGAAAGCAGTTGAGGAGGGCCAAAACCCTCTACCTATATACAACGCTGTCAATATAAAGGATGGGATTGGATTGGGTCAGACTGAAGCTG AGTGGTGCGAGTTTACCCCCTATGAAGTGGGCGTCAAGAAGTATGGGGCATTTGTCCAAACTGAAGACTTTGGAAGTCGGTTCTTTCTTGGTCGTATCATTGAGAAACTCCCAGAGCTCCCCATTCCCTATTATTTAG GAATATGGAGCAGTGTCTTTTCCATCAACGTGACCCAGATGTGGAGTTTTGCCACCGGGAACAAACCCCTTTGGACCCCCTGGCTAGGACCGGATATTAATGAAATAG AAGTTGACTCCAAACAAGTAACTCTGGACACGACCGTCATCGATGGAACGACTGAGACGAACATGTTCTTGACAAACTTCTTCAAAGATCGTCCAGTCGTTGCTGAAATGTACAATATCCTGCGTGGCTTCCTTATGCGCTGGGACTATTCAAGAAGCAGTAACTTTGTAGCCTGGAAAG ACACTCATCCAGATGCCTTCCCAAACCAACTGACGCCCAACGACACCACCATGAGGCTGGTCGATGCCGGTCATGCCATCAACATTGGCTGTGCGCCTGTCCTGCGGCCAGAGAGAGACGTGGATGTCATCATAACTCTGAGTTACTCCTGGGACCCATCTGCAGTTTGCAGG GTCCTCAAGAAGACTGCTGCTTACTGTCAAGATCACAACATCCCCTTTCCTGATGTGAATTATGATGAACTGCAAAAGGAGCCAAAGGAGGTCTACGTCATTGAAGATGTGAAAAACCCCAAGGCACCCATAGTGGTTCATTTCCCACTTGTCAATATCACATTCAAAGACTTTAAACAACCAG GCGTGAAGCGCAAGACTGAGGAAATGAAAGCTGGGGAGGTGGATGTGAGCACCAGCAACTCGCCATACACCACCGACAACATGACCTTCTCGGAGAAGGATTTCAGTGCTCTGATTGATTTGACCTCTTACAACATCGTAAACAACCAAGACAGCATCCTTGGAGTGTTGCGTAAAGCCAGGGAGAAGAAGGCTTTCAGCGCAGAGGATTGA